CCCAGAGCGACCTCTCGACCCTCCAGAAGACGCTGAATACCACCCTGGCAACGGCTCAGAGCGGTGCCGAAGCGGCCCAGGCCAGCTATCAGACCGCCATCCAGGCCGAGGCCAACGCGCAGGCCACCTACAAGCAGGACAACGTGCGGTACTCCAGCGGCACCATCAGCGCGGTGCAGCTGCTCCAGAGTCAGCTGGCCCTGAAGAAAGCCCAGTACGCCCGCGCTCAGGCGCTCGTGTCGCTGTGGCAGGCGCTCGCCACCCTTGGCAGCGCCAGCGGACAGGATCAGACCGGGCTGGCGCAGTAAGCGACCAACACAGCAGCGCGGGACTCGCCCTCTTCAGCGAGTCCCGCGCTTGTTCGTGCCGAACAGCTCAGCCCCGACTTCAGGCCAGATCGGTCGGCAGGTCGGGGGTGGGATTGTTGTCACCAGCGGTGTGCTCGTCCACGTACTCCTCGGACGCGTCGGCTCCCTGCTCCTGCCGTGCGCCGCGCCCCTCGTGGATGTTCATCTGCTCCTGCTCGGTGGCCGAAAGGTCTTCCACATCGGCAGTCACGTCGCCCGCGTCCTGCAACGCCTGATACCGGTCATCACTCTGCGTCATAGTTGCCCCTCCTGATGAACATTCCCGGCAGAATGCCTGCTGTAACCGGGAAGATGCGTTCAGCGTAGGCCGGGCCACCATGAGCTTGCCTCGGTTCGGCTGAATGCTTCGCCAGGGTTTCCTGTAGGCCAATAACGGCGACGACCCCTCTTCAGGAAGTCGCCGCCGTTCACTTCTGTTGTCTGGTTGTTGTTACAGCGAGATCAGGAAGGGGTCTTCCAGCGTTTCGCAGATATACCGCACGAAGCGGGCGGCGTCGGCTCCGTCGATCAGACGGTGATCGTAACTCAGGCTCAGCGGCAGCATGTTGCGCGGCTCGAAGCTCTGGGTGTCCTTGTTCCAGACCGGCTCGAAACCCCCACGCGACACGCCCAGAATCGCCACTTCCGGCGGATTGACAATCGGTGTGAAGGCGTACCCGCCGATGCCGCCGAGGTTGGAAATGGTGAAGGTCGCGCCCGCCATCTCGTCGGGCTTCAGCTTGCGGTCACGGGCCTTGCCTGCCAGCTCGTTCAGCTCCAGCACGATCTCGGTGATGCTCTTGCGGTCGGCGTCCTTGAGCACGGGCACCAGCAGACCGACCGGCGTATCGACCGCCACGCCCAGATTGACGTAATCCTTGTAGATGACCTGATTGTTGGCAAGGTCGAGGCTCGCCCCAAATTTCGGGAATTTGCGGAGCGCCCCTGCGACCACCTTCATCAGAATATGGGTCATGGTGAGCTTGCCACCCGCCTTCTCGACTCTGGCGGCAAACTGCTTGCGAACCTCTTCCATGCGCGTCACATCGGCCTTGTCGAACTGAGTGACCATCGGCACGCTGGCCCAGGCATTGCTCATGCTGCGAACGGTGGCCTTGCGGATACCGCTCATGTCCTCGCGGCGCACCGTACCCCATTTCTCGAAATCTGGGAGCTTGATGACCGGGGAAGCGGGGCTGGCGGGCGTCTGCTCGGACACGGCAGATGCGGCAACCTGAGGCTGAACGGCTGTCTGCACCGCAGAAGCCTGGGCAACTGCTGGCTGAGCGGGCGCAGTCTGGGTGGGTGCTGCGGCTGCCGGAGCAACGCTGCCGCCCTTCTGGAAGGCGCGCACATCGTCTTCTGAGACGCGTCCGGCGGGGCCGCTGCCACGCACCTGCGCGATATCCACGCCAAGCTCGCGGGCCAGACGGCGCACGCTGGGGGCCGCATGAATCACCGGGCGACCGTCGAAGGTTCTGGCTTCGTAGGTCTGCGGGTTCTGGGTGCCCTGAGACGTGGGGTTCTCGGCAGCGGGCTGCTCGCCTGCGCCCTGAGAATCCTGAGCGGTGCCCGCCTCGAAGGCGCTCTGCGGCTGCTGAAAGTCGGCAGACGGGCCGCCGGACGTAGCCGCGCCGCCCTGAAGCGTCAGAATCACACCGCCCACCTTCACGGTGTCACCCTCTTTCACGCGCACCTCGGCCACCGTTCCGGCAGCGCTGGAAGGCACTTCGACCACCGCTTTGTCAGTCTCGATCTCGATGATCGCCTGACCCTCGCTGATGGTGTCGCCCGCC
The DNA window shown above is from Deinococcus ruber and carries:
- the aceF gene encoding dihydrolipoyllysine-residue acetyltransferase; amino-acid sequence: MPTNVTLPEVGDNIEQGTVVTVLVKAGDTITEGQAIIEIETDKAVVEVPSSTAGTVAEVLVKEGDSVQVGGVILTLQGGTDAAPAAPTPEAEPDVAPVAPDAATAQNVAQAQQAAQKEQPAPAAPAAPALAASSQEVTLPEVGDNVEQGTVVTVLVKAGDTISEGQAIIEIETDKAVVEVPSSAAGTVAEVRVKEGDTVKVGGVILTLQGGAATSGGPSADFQQPQSAFEAGTAQDSQGAGEQPAAENPTSQGTQNPQTYEARTFDGRPVIHAAPSVRRLARELGVDIAQVRGSGPAGRVSEDDVRAFQKGGSVAPAAAAPTQTAPAQPAVAQASAVQTAVQPQVAASAVSEQTPASPASPVIKLPDFEKWGTVRREDMSGIRKATVRSMSNAWASVPMVTQFDKADVTRMEEVRKQFAARVEKAGGKLTMTHILMKVVAGALRKFPKFGASLDLANNQVIYKDYVNLGVAVDTPVGLLVPVLKDADRKSITEIVLELNELAGKARDRKLKPDEMAGATFTISNLGGIGGYAFTPIVNPPEVAILGVSRGGFEPVWNKDTQSFEPRNMLPLSLSYDHRLIDGADAARFVRYICETLEDPFLISL